The following coding sequences are from one Candidatus Binataceae bacterium window:
- a CDS encoding anion transporter yields the protein MPAVELNVALALAIFAFTYFVLAVGNFPGLKLDRTGAALVGALAMVLSGTLGKRAAFDAIDFPTLLLLFGMMIVVANLRLSGAFELAARWLLARARSGFGLLAMTVLISGLLAAFFINDVVCLALAPPLIELSRLLEMDAAPLLLALATASNIGSVATLTGNPQNMIVAGFAHLGYAAFAARLAPVAIVGLIVDYAVIAWLYRCPLRRIRRSAALTPPRPAQTRHWALIKSALVAVAVLAGFALGYSTWLVAMAGGAALLFTRRTPPESVYGLVDWTLLVMFAGLFVVVAGAETTGVQNDLLRMAGPGRLHQPGALAALVAILSNLVSNVPAVMLFRPIYAQLDHGGAAGLILASASTLAGNLTLLGSIANLIVVEQARREGITISFVDYLRVGLPVTLVTLVLDVVWLRLLG from the coding sequence ATGCCCGCGGTGGAACTCAACGTCGCCCTCGCGCTAGCGATCTTCGCCTTCACCTACTTCGTCCTCGCGGTGGGCAACTTCCCGGGGCTTAAGCTCGACCGCACCGGGGCGGCGCTGGTGGGCGCGCTTGCGATGGTGCTGAGCGGCACGCTGGGCAAACGGGCGGCGTTCGACGCGATCGACTTTCCGACCCTCCTGCTGCTGTTCGGGATGATGATCGTCGTCGCCAATCTGCGCCTGTCGGGGGCGTTCGAACTGGCTGCGCGATGGCTTCTGGCACGCGCGCGTTCGGGCTTCGGCCTGCTCGCGATGACCGTGCTCATCTCCGGCCTGCTCGCCGCCTTCTTCATCAACGACGTCGTGTGCCTGGCGCTGGCGCCGCCGCTTATCGAACTGAGCCGCCTGCTCGAGATGGACGCCGCGCCGCTGCTGCTCGCGCTCGCCACCGCAAGCAACATCGGCAGCGTCGCCACGCTCACCGGCAATCCGCAAAACATGATCGTCGCCGGCTTCGCCCATCTCGGCTATGCGGCCTTCGCCGCGCGTCTGGCGCCGGTCGCGATCGTCGGGCTGATCGTCGACTACGCGGTCATCGCATGGCTCTACCGCTGCCCCCTGCGGCGCATCCGGCGTTCCGCCGCACTCACTCCGCCCCGCCCGGCGCAGACGCGGCACTGGGCGCTGATCAAATCGGCGCTCGTTGCCGTGGCCGTGCTCGCGGGTTTCGCGCTCGGCTATTCGACATGGCTGGTCGCGATGGCGGGCGGCGCGGCGCTCCTGTTCACGCGGCGCACGCCGCCCGAGTCGGTTTACGGGCTGGTGGACTGGACGTTGCTCGTGATGTTCGCCGGATTGTTCGTTGTGGTCGCCGGCGCCGAGACGACCGGCGTGCAGAACGACCTCCTGCGCATGGCCGGTCCGGGGCGGCTGCATCAGCCTGGTGCGCTCGCGGCGCTGGTCGCGATTCTCTCCAATCTGGTGAGCAACGTGCCGGCGGTAATGCTATTCCGCCCGATCTACGCGCAGCTCGATCACGGCGGCGCAGCCGGCCTGATACTCGCCAGCGCGAGCACGCTCGCGGGCAATCTCACGTTGCTCGGATCGATCGCCAACCTGATCGTGGTCGAGCAGGCGCGCCGCGAAGGAATCACGATAAGCTTCGTCGATTACCTGCGAGTCGGCCTGCCGGTGACGCTGGTGACGCTTGTCCTCGACGTGGTCTGGCTGCGTCTGCTCGGCTAG
- a CDS encoding MBL fold metallo-hydrolase yields MIFRELNNFKCKTYLLASESTSRAVIIDPLKDRIERYLGVLAYHGLKLDLIIDTHTHADHRSGAHELGELTDTPVAMHRRAPAPHVRMHVEDGQRLIVGDFELRVLHTPGHTPDSVSIYDGERVFTGDCLLIHGTGRADFAGGDPGQEYDSITRKLFALPDSTIVCPAHDYRGHTRSTIAEEKASNPRVAGRSREAYIQLMNNLGLPLPEGIQEALQPNQSEIEAAAMRFPTLAQLNSVRQLTPAEVATRIAAPGAPLLLDVREPEEFHGELGHIPGARLIPLRELPERAPAELADFKDRDIVVICRAGVRSTTAAAILAGLGFEHVFNLRGGMLDWDDAHLPAER; encoded by the coding sequence ATGATTTTTCGCGAACTGAACAACTTCAAGTGCAAGACCTATCTGCTCGCCTCGGAGAGCACGTCGCGCGCCGTGATTATCGACCCGCTCAAGGACCGTATCGAACGCTACCTCGGCGTGCTCGCCTATCACGGCCTCAAGCTCGACCTGATAATCGACACTCACACCCATGCCGACCATCGCAGCGGCGCGCACGAACTCGGCGAGCTCACCGACACCCCAGTCGCGATGCATCGGCGCGCCCCGGCGCCACACGTCAGGATGCACGTTGAGGACGGCCAGCGGCTGATCGTCGGCGATTTCGAGCTCCGCGTGCTCCACACGCCGGGGCATACACCCGACTCGGTCAGCATCTACGACGGCGAGCGCGTATTCACGGGCGATTGCCTGCTCATCCATGGCACCGGGCGCGCCGACTTCGCCGGCGGCGACCCGGGCCAGGAGTACGATTCGATCACGCGCAAGCTGTTTGCGCTGCCCGACTCGACCATCGTGTGCCCGGCGCACGACTATCGCGGACACACCCGTTCCACGATCGCCGAGGAGAAGGCGAGCAATCCGCGCGTGGCCGGCCGCTCGCGCGAGGCTTATATACAGCTGATGAACAATCTCGGTCTGCCCCTGCCCGAGGGGATCCAGGAAGCGCTGCAACCGAACCAGAGCGAGATCGAGGCCGCGGCAATGCGCTTTCCGACCCTCGCCCAGCTCAACTCGGTGCGCCAGCTCACGCCGGCCGAGGTCGCCACGCGGATCGCGGCTCCGGGCGCTCCGCTTCTGCTCGACGTGCGCGAGCCCGAGGAGTTCCACGGGGAGCTCGGCCATATCCCCGGGGCGCGCCTGATTCCGTTGCGCGAGTTGCCCGAGCGTGCGCCGGCCGAGCTTGCGGATTTCAAGGATAGGGACATCGTGGTGATCTGCCGCGCGGGCGTGCGCAGCACGACGGCGGCGGCGATTCTGGCCGGCCTCGGTTTCGAACATGTCTTCAATCTCAGGGGCGGGATGCTCGACTGGGACGACGCGCACCTGCCAGCCGAGCGCTGA
- a CDS encoding VOC family protein, with amino-acid sequence MEARFKVAELDHVVLRCRDQARALDFYTRVLGLAEERRLEQIGLIQLRAGTSMLDLVPAAARDEEGRNVDHFCLGVETDDLAETARYLRAQGVEVMQDEPQTRYGARGFGLSIYVRDFEGNVVELKQMPRASARR; translated from the coding sequence ATGGAGGCGCGATTCAAGGTTGCCGAACTCGACCACGTCGTGCTGCGCTGCCGCGACCAGGCGCGTGCGCTCGACTTCTACACCCGCGTCCTCGGGCTTGCCGAGGAGCGCCGCCTCGAGCAGATCGGCCTTATCCAGTTGCGCGCCGGCACAAGCATGCTCGACCTCGTGCCTGCCGCCGCCCGTGACGAGGAGGGCCGCAACGTCGATCACTTCTGTCTCGGCGTCGAGACCGACGACCTTGCCGAGACCGCGCGCTACTTGCGCGCGCAGGGCGTCGAGGTGATGCAGGACGAGCCGCAGACGCGCTATGGTGCGCGCGGATTCGGGCTGTCGATCTACGTGCGTGACTTCGAGGGCAACGTCGTCGAACTCAAGCAGATGCCGCGGGCGAGTGCGCGGCGCTGA
- a CDS encoding glycosyltransferase yields the protein MTLRLTLAVPTHNRAATLGDTLRSLAAQRLPEGVTAECVVVDNNSTDHTAAVVEESAAHAPFAMRRVFEPRTGSSFARNRALDEARGGFILFIDDDAVAEPDWAREMLAEMERRGLDAACGMVLPRWEVAPPPWLGPSLYVRFAVHDERALASAPPAAAEALHNYFSANAGFRRSCFERFGRFREDLGVVGGNPLSGEDTELFARIIARGGAMGFVPGARVFHLVPAARMNRRYLVRKAFAFGVGTALARGRSHNRLDKLARNAWRMAAAGARGDRERVIYHQLECANFVGYWWGRLARLRATSGSPASRA from the coding sequence GTGACACTCCGGCTCACGCTCGCGGTGCCGACCCACAATCGGGCCGCTACCCTCGGCGACACGTTAAGGAGCCTGGCCGCGCAGCGGCTGCCCGAGGGCGTGACGGCCGAGTGCGTGGTGGTGGACAACAATTCAACCGATCACACAGCGGCGGTGGTCGAGGAAAGCGCGGCGCATGCGCCGTTTGCGATGCGCCGCGTGTTTGAGCCGCGCACCGGGTCGAGCTTCGCCCGCAACCGCGCGCTGGACGAGGCGCGCGGTGGCTTCATCCTGTTCATTGACGACGACGCCGTGGCCGAGCCTGATTGGGCGCGCGAGATGCTGGCCGAGATGGAGCGGCGCGGACTGGATGCGGCGTGTGGGATGGTGCTGCCGCGATGGGAGGTGGCGCCGCCGCCTTGGTTGGGGCCCTCGTTGTACGTGCGCTTCGCCGTGCACGATGAGCGGGCGCTTGCGTCTGCGCCGCCCGCCGCGGCCGAGGCGCTGCACAATTACTTCAGCGCCAATGCGGGCTTCCGCCGCTCGTGCTTCGAGCGTTTCGGCCGCTTCCGCGAGGATCTCGGCGTGGTCGGCGGCAATCCGCTCTCGGGCGAGGACACCGAGCTGTTCGCGCGGATCATCGCGCGGGGCGGGGCGATGGGCTTCGTGCCTGGCGCGCGCGTTTTCCACCTGGTGCCGGCGGCGCGGATGAACCGCCGCTACCTGGTGCGCAAGGCATTCGCCTTCGGCGTCGGCACCGCGCTTGCGCGCGGGCGCTCGCATAACCGGCTCGACAAGCTCGCGCGCAACGCGTGGCGGATGGCGGCGGCCGGGGCGCGCGGCGACCGCGAACGGGTCATTTACCACCAGCTCGAATGCGCGAATTTCGTCGGTTACTGGTGGGGCCGCCTCGCGCGCCTGCGCGCTACTTCAGGTAGTCCAGCATCCCGAGCTTGA
- a CDS encoding NUDIX hydrolase produces the protein MAEAQFWIGVHAVIAEHRRIVVLRRAARMPYRPGHWDLPGGHLALGEEFEQCLMREVAEETGLEVEIERMLGLHKLPPDPYVQALYACRPAGERRALKLRPDEHIEGRWVSLAELAAMRDLIPYLARMLKLGMLDYLK, from the coding sequence ATGGCAGAGGCGCAGTTTTGGATCGGAGTTCACGCGGTGATCGCCGAGCACCGGCGAATCGTGGTCCTCAGGCGTGCGGCGCGGATGCCCTACCGGCCCGGCCACTGGGACCTTCCCGGAGGCCATCTCGCGCTGGGCGAGGAGTTCGAGCAATGCCTGATGCGCGAAGTCGCCGAGGAAACCGGGCTGGAGGTCGAGATCGAGCGGATGCTGGGGTTGCACAAGCTGCCGCCCGACCCCTACGTTCAGGCGCTTTATGCGTGCCGGCCGGCGGGCGAGCGGCGCGCGCTTAAATTGCGCCCGGACGAACACATCGAGGGGCGATGGGTGAGCCTCGCCGAGCTGGCCGCGATGCGCGACCTGATCCCGTACCTGGCGCGGATGCTCAAGCTCGGGATGCTGGACTACCTGAAGTAG
- a CDS encoding CoA transferase, whose translation MDKAEFWREARRDLAGPLAGVRVLEATTSWAGPMCACLLADLGADVIKVEEPKGEVTRRLPPFVTGRISYLHATVNRNKRSLTLDLRRPEGREIFLKLAARADAVVENFRPGTLARWGVGYADVRRVKPDIVYVSISGFGQWGPGHDRPGYDPIVEAESGFMARNGEPDGEPMRCATYIGDDVAGLHGALAALAALRHRDATGEGQHVDIALMDTLLFQSNGMLTLGAMGLEPPRMGNESHYAAPVGVYRCRDGAVFFAVLLDAHWRKLARVMGRGDAAADPDYATQADRVRHRGRVNAMVSEWMAGRTVAEAVGICAREGIPAGPVRTYGEAARDSHVIAREMLRPVAQENGRPVPLTAPPAKFSRTPLAIRAAAPALGAHTDEVLAELGIDEAERRRLRESKII comes from the coding sequence ATGGACAAGGCGGAGTTCTGGCGCGAGGCGCGCCGCGACCTGGCGGGACCGCTTGCCGGGGTGCGCGTGCTGGAGGCGACCACCAGTTGGGCCGGCCCGATGTGCGCCTGCCTGCTCGCCGATCTCGGCGCCGACGTGATCAAGGTCGAGGAGCCGAAGGGCGAGGTCACCCGCCGCCTGCCGCCGTTCGTCACGGGCCGGATCAGCTATCTCCACGCGACCGTCAACCGCAACAAGCGCAGCCTCACGCTCGACCTGCGCCGTCCCGAAGGGCGCGAGATCTTCCTCAAGCTGGCCGCGCGCGCGGACGCCGTGGTTGAAAACTTCCGCCCGGGCACGCTGGCGCGCTGGGGCGTGGGCTACGCCGACGTGCGCCGCGTGAAGCCGGATATCGTGTACGTCTCGATAAGCGGCTTCGGCCAGTGGGGCCCCGGGCACGACCGGCCGGGCTACGATCCCATCGTCGAGGCCGAATCCGGTTTCATGGCGCGCAACGGCGAACCGGACGGGGAGCCGATGCGCTGCGCGACCTACATCGGCGACGACGTCGCCGGCCTGCACGGCGCGCTCGCCGCGCTGGCCGCGCTGCGCCATCGCGACGCGACCGGCGAAGGACAGCACGTGGATATCGCGCTGATGGACACGCTGCTGTTCCAGTCCAACGGGATGCTGACGCTGGGCGCGATGGGCCTGGAGCCGCCGCGGATGGGCAACGAGTCGCATTACGCGGCGCCGGTCGGGGTGTACCGATGCCGCGACGGCGCGGTGTTCTTCGCCGTGCTGCTCGACGCGCATTGGCGCAAGCTCGCGCGGGTGATGGGCCGCGGAGACGCGGCCGCTGATCCGGACTATGCGACGCAGGCCGACCGGGTCAGACATCGCGGCCGGGTCAACGCGATGGTTTCCGAGTGGATGGCGGGGCGGACCGTGGCCGAGGCGGTCGGAATCTGCGCGCGCGAGGGGATTCCAGCGGGACCCGTGCGCACCTACGGGGAGGCGGCGCGCGACTCGCACGTGATCGCGCGCGAGATGCTGCGCCCAGTCGCGCAGGAGAACGGCCGGCCGGTGCCGCTCACCGCGCCTCCGGCCAAATTCTCGCGTACTCCGCTTGCGATCCGCGCTGCCGCTCCCGCGCTCGGCGCGCATACCGACGAAGTTCTGGCCGAATTGGGGATCGACGAAGCCGAGCGCCGCCGCTTGCGCGAGTCGAAAATAATCTGA
- a CDS encoding amidohydrolase family protein: MEYNVIDADGHILEPPDLWERYIDPRFRESCPKLLIDAEGNESFRVDEHFTFGLRFSKTGPATLGGLGSIGSRDGSVSKRIPYLEGRKGGFDPHARIPDMDREGIDAAFLYPSLGLFLGGMRDPDLAAASCRAYNRWLADYCKPYPQRLFGAAMLPMQSSIEQIVDEVRFARKELGFRTGFVRPNPYNGRTLHDPAYYPLWEEAQELDFAIGVHGGSESAQETLAMDRFKRGGAVRHVVAHTFEMMAASTSFIMCGVCDKFPRLRVAFLEAGGGWMAGWLDRMDRHFDDLGMNDTGLTMRPSEIYRRQCFTSFEPVEGSLKLLADYLGADTILWATDYPHLDGFWGAAKMIKKMGLPPDALAAVLAGGAKRFYNLH; the protein is encoded by the coding sequence ATGGAGTACAACGTCATCGATGCGGACGGCCACATTCTCGAGCCGCCCGATCTGTGGGAGAGGTACATCGACCCGCGCTTTCGCGAGAGCTGCCCCAAGCTGCTGATCGACGCCGAGGGCAACGAGTCCTTCCGCGTTGACGAGCATTTCACTTTCGGCCTGCGCTTCAGCAAGACGGGGCCGGCTACGCTCGGCGGGCTGGGCTCGATCGGCTCGCGCGACGGCAGCGTTTCCAAGCGCATCCCCTACCTCGAAGGGCGCAAGGGCGGCTTCGACCCTCATGCGCGCATCCCCGACATGGATCGCGAGGGTATCGACGCGGCCTTTCTCTACCCGAGCCTCGGGCTGTTTCTCGGCGGGATGCGCGACCCCGACCTCGCCGCGGCGTCGTGCCGGGCGTACAACCGATGGCTCGCCGACTACTGCAAGCCGTACCCCCAGCGGCTGTTCGGCGCGGCGATGCTGCCGATGCAGTCGTCGATCGAGCAGATCGTCGACGAGGTGCGCTTCGCGCGCAAGGAACTGGGTTTCCGCACGGGCTTCGTGCGTCCCAACCCCTACAACGGGCGCACGCTGCACGACCCGGCTTACTATCCGCTATGGGAGGAGGCGCAGGAGCTCGACTTTGCGATCGGCGTTCACGGCGGCTCCGAGAGCGCCCAGGAGACGCTGGCGATGGATCGCTTCAAGCGCGGCGGCGCGGTGCGCCACGTGGTGGCCCATACGTTCGAGATGATGGCGGCGTCGACCAGCTTCATCATGTGCGGCGTATGCGACAAATTTCCGCGCCTGCGAGTGGCCTTCCTCGAAGCGGGCGGCGGATGGATGGCGGGATGGCTGGACCGGATGGATCGCCATTTCGACGATCTCGGCATGAACGACACCGGGCTGACCATGCGGCCGAGCGAGATCTACCGCCGCCAGTGCTTCACCTCGTTCGAGCCGGTCGAGGGCAGCCTCAAGCTGCTCGCCGACTATCTCGGCGCGGATACCATCCTGTGGGCGACCGATTATCCCCATCTCGACGGCTTCTGGGGCGCGGCCAAGATGATCAAGAAGATGGGCCTGCCGCCGGATGCGCTGGCCGCGGTGCTCGCCGGCGGTGCCAAACGCTTCTACAACCTGCACTGA
- a CDS encoding 5-methyltetrahydropteroyltriglutamate--homocysteine S-methyltransferase: protein MACAAPHNPPFRADHVGSFLRPAELLNARADHEAGKITAARLRAIEDEAIGAVVKFQESVGLQSITDGEYRRAVFYTAFYSALGDLAARYDTSGQEWSFVDRAGNRLPLIIPEVRSRLRWRGPIHVGDFDYIRSLTTRTPKITIPSPTILHLRAGRAHISRTAYPDLDLFWEDIVDAFHKELRALADAGCRYVQIDETTLASLSDTTSWEYLRERGEDGRKLLLETYPEIMNRAFGGRPPGLHLAMHICRGNNQSYWSASGGYDLVADVLFNRINVDSYFLEYDTPRAGTFEPLRFVPRHKTVVLGLVSTKFDEMETKDGLKRRIDEAAKYLDLDQLSLSPQCGFASTAPGNRISLATQEAKLRLVVEVAREVWGD from the coding sequence ATGGCTTGCGCAGCGCCGCATAATCCGCCGTTTCGTGCCGATCACGTGGGGAGCTTCCTGCGCCCCGCCGAGCTGCTCAACGCGCGCGCAGACCACGAGGCCGGCAAGATCACGGCCGCCCGACTGCGCGCGATCGAGGACGAGGCAATCGGCGCCGTCGTCAAGTTCCAGGAGAGCGTCGGCCTTCAGTCGATAACCGACGGCGAGTATCGCCGCGCGGTATTCTACACCGCCTTTTATAGCGCGCTGGGCGATCTTGCCGCCCGCTACGACACCTCGGGCCAGGAATGGTCGTTCGTCGATCGCGCGGGCAACCGGCTGCCGCTGATCATCCCGGAGGTCCGCTCGCGTCTGCGCTGGCGGGGGCCGATCCATGTCGGCGACTTCGACTACATCCGCTCGCTCACCACGCGCACGCCCAAAATCACGATCCCCTCGCCCACCATCCTTCACCTGCGCGCGGGCCGCGCGCACATCAGCCGCACCGCCTATCCCGACCTCGATCTGTTCTGGGAAGACATCGTCGACGCCTTCCACAAGGAGCTGCGCGCGCTGGCCGACGCCGGATGCCGTTACGTGCAGATCGACGAGACCACGCTCGCCTCGCTCAGCGACACCACGAGCTGGGAGTATCTCAGGGAGCGCGGCGAGGACGGGCGCAAGCTGCTGCTCGAAACCTACCCGGAAATCATGAACCGGGCCTTTGGCGGACGGCCGCCCGGGTTGCATCTCGCGATGCACATCTGCCGCGGCAACAACCAAAGTTACTGGAGCGCTTCGGGCGGCTATGACCTGGTCGCCGACGTACTGTTCAATCGAATCAACGTCGATTCCTATTTTCTGGAGTACGACACGCCGCGCGCGGGCACCTTCGAGCCATTGCGCTTCGTGCCTCGGCACAAGACCGTCGTGCTCGGGCTGGTTTCGACCAAGTTCGACGAGATGGAGACCAAAGACGGACTCAAGCGCCGGATCGACGAGGCCGCAAAGTACCTCGACCTCGACCAGCTCTCGTTGAGCCCGCAATGCGGCTTCGCGAGCACCGCACCCGGTAACAGGATCAGCCTGGCGACCCAGGAGGCGAAGCTGAGGCTGGTGGTCGAAGTCGCGCGCGAGGTCTGGGGCGACTGA
- a CDS encoding DUF72 domain-containing protein, whose protein sequence is MARLFVGTSGWNYYGWRGSFYPEDLPSRQWLSYYARRFNSVELNYSFYRLPRRATYENWLKQVPPGFELAVKVWRAISQAHLDGIDERWRAFVEPALALDDRLGPFLLQLPPSYAATPERLDRLAHFLKLAARTRQARIAVEFRHSSCFADEVLELLRQHDAALVIAHSSRYPSPAPAATTRFVYFRFHGPRELFASSYSDAELRRWAAIARKYLEEGRDVYAYFNNDVGGYALSNAQTLMKQVGWDQGVARARRVAPRTSRRSRTPDRSRAPRTGRTTAR, encoded by the coding sequence ATGGCGCGGCTGTTCGTCGGGACCTCTGGATGGAACTACTACGGCTGGCGCGGGAGCTTCTACCCGGAGGACCTCCCGTCGCGCCAGTGGCTGAGCTATTACGCACGCCGTTTCAACAGCGTCGAGCTCAACTACTCATTCTATCGTCTGCCGCGCCGCGCCACGTACGAGAACTGGCTCAAGCAGGTGCCTCCCGGCTTCGAGCTGGCGGTCAAGGTATGGCGCGCAATCAGCCAGGCGCATCTCGACGGCATCGACGAGCGCTGGCGGGCCTTCGTCGAGCCGGCGCTTGCGTTGGATGACCGGCTTGGGCCGTTCCTGCTCCAGCTTCCGCCGTCGTACGCCGCCACTCCCGAGCGCCTCGATCGCCTCGCGCACTTTCTAAAGCTGGCCGCGCGCACGCGGCAGGCGCGGATCGCGGTCGAATTCCGCCACTCTTCGTGCTTCGCGGACGAGGTGCTGGAGCTGTTGCGCCAGCACGACGCCGCGCTCGTGATCGCACACTCCAGCCGCTACCCCTCGCCCGCGCCCGCCGCGACCACGCGCTTCGTCTATTTCCGCTTTCACGGCCCGCGCGAGTTGTTCGCGTCGTCGTACTCGGACGCGGAGCTTCGCCGATGGGCCGCGATCGCGCGGAAGTACCTGGAGGAGGGGCGCGACGTGTACGCCTACTTCAACAACGACGTCGGCGGCTACGCGCTGAGCAACGCGCAGACGCTGATGAAGCAGGTCGGATGGGATCAGGGGGTTGCACGCGCCCGGCGCGTAGCGCCTCGGACATCGCGCAGGTCGCGCACGCCGGACCGTTCGCGCGCACCCCGTACCGGTCGGACGACAGCCCGATAA
- a CDS encoding DHA2 family efflux MFS transporter permease subunit has product MAEGVVGIAAPSAPAHPEFYAPGASKWLVVSSVMLGTFLSVMDVSVVNVAMPHMMGSFGEDLITITWVSTAYSIAEIIMVTMSAWWATVLGRKRLFLASMMLFTTGSVLAGTSRTFGQILFYRVLQGIGGGSLIPCSQAIARETFPPAEQGMAMAIFAMGVTLAPAIGPVLGGWLVDNYGWQWVFYINIPFCIAGVIMVSAFVHDPPYLKRGFESIDWFGIILLTAGLTALQIVLERGERVDWFASDWIVVGSAIAAISLVTLVIWELRSAEPIINLRLFRNRALRVGSTLGALVSFVLFGSTFLLPQLTQDLLDYPAFQAGLVLLPRVLIMLVVMPIAGRLYNYVSPRVLVGAGLCLLILAQWQLAHFLLGIGFWSFAGPLCILGAGLGIMMVNLSTVTLSAMPRANMTAASGLYTLSRRVTGNIAYAVLATIVDRRTQFHRASLVENVSALSGAYHRAGTGFVTLLFNHGANSVAAHHRALAMMNGILNRQATMMAYNDANYLSVVLAFLTLPLVLLLPRSGLAETQAASELE; this is encoded by the coding sequence GTGGCTGAAGGCGTCGTCGGAATTGCCGCGCCGTCCGCCCCGGCCCATCCGGAATTCTACGCTCCCGGCGCGAGCAAGTGGCTGGTCGTCTCCTCGGTGATGCTCGGCACGTTCCTGTCCGTGATGGACGTGAGCGTGGTCAACGTCGCGATGCCGCACATGATGGGCAGCTTCGGCGAGGACCTCATCACGATCACCTGGGTCTCCACCGCCTACAGTATCGCCGAGATCATCATGGTCACGATGTCCGCCTGGTGGGCCACCGTGCTCGGCCGCAAGCGCCTGTTTTTGGCCTCGATGATGCTGTTCACAACGGGCTCCGTGCTCGCCGGGACCTCGCGCACGTTCGGGCAGATCCTGTTCTACCGCGTACTCCAGGGAATCGGCGGCGGCAGCCTGATTCCCTGTTCGCAGGCGATCGCGCGCGAGACCTTTCCGCCTGCCGAGCAGGGGATGGCGATGGCGATCTTCGCGATGGGGGTGACGCTGGCGCCGGCGATCGGGCCAGTGCTCGGCGGATGGCTGGTGGACAACTACGGCTGGCAATGGGTCTTCTACATCAACATTCCGTTCTGCATCGCCGGTGTGATCATGGTAAGCGCCTTCGTCCACGACCCGCCCTATCTCAAGCGCGGCTTCGAGAGCATCGACTGGTTCGGCATCATCCTGCTGACCGCCGGGCTCACCGCGCTTCAGATTGTGCTCGAGCGCGGCGAGCGGGTGGATTGGTTCGCCTCCGACTGGATCGTGGTGGGCAGCGCGATTGCGGCAATTTCGTTGGTGACGCTGGTCATCTGGGAGCTGCGATCGGCCGAGCCGATTATCAACTTGCGCCTGTTCCGCAACCGCGCGCTCAGGGTCGGTTCGACGCTGGGTGCGCTGGTCAGCTTTGTGCTGTTCGGTTCGACCTTTCTGCTGCCGCAGCTCACCCAGGACCTGCTCGACTATCCGGCGTTCCAGGCCGGGCTGGTGCTCCTGCCGCGCGTGCTGATCATGCTGGTGGTGATGCCGATCGCGGGGCGGCTGTATAACTACGTGAGCCCGCGGGTGTTGGTGGGTGCGGGGCTCTGCCTGCTCATCCTGGCGCAGTGGCAGCTCGCGCACTTTTTACTTGGAATCGGGTTTTGGAGCTTCGCCGGCCCGCTGTGCATCCTTGGCGCCGGGCTGGGCATCATGATGGTCAATTTGAGCACGGTGACGCTGTCCGCGATGCCGCGCGCCAACATGACTGCCGCCTCGGGGCTGTACACGCTCTCGCGGCGGGTCACCGGCAACATCGCCTACGCGGTGCTGGCGACAATCGTCGATCGCCGCACCCAGTTCCATCGCGCCAGCCTGGTCGAGAACGTGAGCGCGCTCAGCGGCGCCTATCACAGGGCGGGCACGGGCTTCGTCACGCTCCTCTTCAATCACGGCGCCAACTCAGTGGCGGCGCACCATCGCGCGCTGGCGATGATGAACGGGATCCTCAACCGGCAGGCCACGATGATGGCCTACAATGACGCCAACTATCTGAGCGTCGTGCTGGCCTTCCTCACACTGCCGCTGGTGCTGCTGCTGCCGCGCAGTGGCCTGGCCGAGACGCAGGCAGCCTCCGAGCTGGAGTGA